GCGGTGCCGCAGCCGCAGGATGCCGCTTGGGGGACCCAGACACTCGATCGCTTCGTGCTCGCGCGTTTGGAGCAGGAGCAGCTCAAACCTTCTCCTGCGGCGGATCCCTTGCGTTGGCTGCGGCGGGCCAGCCTGGATCTCACCGGGCTGCCGCCGACGACGGAGGAGATCACGAACTTCCAAGGTGCTGCGGCGACGGACTTCCCGGCGGCGAAGGCCGCGGCGGTGGAGCGCCTGCTCGCCAGCCCGCGCTTCGGCGAACACTTCGCGGTGCCGTGGCTGGATGCAGCACGTTATGCCGACTCCTACGGCTACCAGTCGGATCAGCTCACCGCCTTCTGGCCGTGGCGGGATTGGGTGCTTCGATCCTTGAATGAGAATCTGCCGATCGACCGCTTCATCTCCTGGCAGGTCGCCGGTGATCTCCTGCCGGATGCCACGCGCGAGCAGAAGCTGGCTACGACCTTCAATCGCCTGCACCGTCTGACGAATGAAGGCGGCTCGGTGGCGCAGGAGTTCCTCGTCGAGAACATGGCGGACCGCGTCCACACCTTCGGCTCGGTCTTCCTCGCGCTGACCATGGAGTGTACCCGCTGCCATGATCACAAGTACGACCCGATCGGCATGCGGGACTACTACTCGCTGGGAGCTTTCTTCAATTCGATCCCGGAGCGCGGCTTCTACACCTCGCAGGGCATCCAGCCCTCGCCCGGACTCCTGCTGCCGAATGCGGAGCAAGAGTCGGCGATGGCGGCGGCGAAGGAGAGGATATCGGCTGCCTCCGCGGCGGTGGAGGCTCGCCGTGCGGCTTCGGATCCGGAACTAGACGCTTGGCTGGCGGGCGCACCTGTTGCGCCGCTGGGAGTGGATCTGGTATCGCATCAGACCTTCGATGACGGAGTAGTAAAGCTGGATGGGGACAGCGGCGTGCCCTTGCCCGGAGTGCTAGCCCATGATCGCTGCGACCCTTTCAGTGTGGATCTGGTAATCCGCGATACGGTGGCGAATCCCGAGCCGGTGATCCTGCTTCATCGCAGCTTTGGCACGGATGTGGGTTACAATGGCCTGGAGTTGTTCCTCGCCGGCGGGCGCTTGGAAGCTCGTGTGGTGCGGGATTGGCCGGGAAATGCTTTGGGAGTGAGGAGCGAACCGGTGGTTACGAAAGATCAATGGGTGCGGATCACATGGACCTACGATGGGTCTAGTAATACGAACGGGATAAAGCTGTATGTCGATGGCAAGCCTGTGCCGGTCGAGATCACGGCGGATGAGATCTACAAGTCAATCGCTACGCCGAGTCATGGTGATGGCACGGCGACCATCGGTCAGCGCTTCCGGGATCGTGGCTTCGCCGGTGGTGAGGTGGATGAGATCCGGGTCTTCAAGCGTGAGCTCGGATCCTTGGAAGTGGCGGCTTTGCAAGATCCGGCAGCTTGGCAGGCAGCCTTGGCCGATCCCGTGGCTCATCGTGCGGAGTTGCGGGAGGCGTGGCTAAGGTCGTCGGATACGGCATTCCGCGAGGCATTGGAGAAGCTTCGGCTTGAGCGTTCGGCCCTGATTGCGGCGGAGGAGAAAGTCTTCGAGATACCCGTGATGAAGGAAACACCGCATCCTGTTCCGGCGCATGTCCTGGCACGAGGTGCCTACGATGCACCTCGTAGCAAAGAGAACGAAATCGGGCGAGATGTCTTCTCTCAGATCCTGATTCCCTTTCCGGAGGATGCGCCGCGAGACCGTCTTGGTTTGGCCAAGTGGCTGGTCGATCCGCGGCATCCGCTGACATCGCGGGTCTTCGTGAACCGGGTGTGGGCGAATTTCTTCGGCAGCGGGATCGTGGAGACCACGGACAACTTCGGGCTTCAGGGCTCGCTGCCGAGTCATCCGGAGCTGCTCGACTGGTTGGCCCGGGACTTCATTTCCGGAGGCTGGGATCTCAAGAAGCTGTGCCGCAGCATCGTGCTGAGCTCGACCTACGGTCAGGATAGTAGAATGCGCTCGGATCTCGCCCGGCGTGATCCTGCAAACCGCCTGTTGGCGCGCGCGACTTCGCGGCGATTGTCTTCCGAGCAGATCCGCGACCTTGCGCTGGCGTCCTCGGACTTGCTCCAGCAGCAGGATGGCGGACCGCCGGTTTCACCTTATCAGCCCGGTGGCGATTTGTGGCGGGAGTCGAACTCGATGTCGCCCGCCTATCATCAATCGAAGGGGGCGGACCTCTACCGCCGCTCGCTTTACTCGGTATGGAAGCGCACCGCGCCGCTGCCGAACATGCTCGCCTTCGATAGTCCCACGCGCGAGGTCTGCACCATCCGCAGGCCACAGACAAACACGCCCTTGCAGGCCTTGGTGCTTTTGAACGACGAGCAGTTTGTCGAAGCGGCGCGCGCTTTGGCAATGAAGGTCTCCTCGCTCCCTCCAGAACGCAGGTTTGCCGAGGCCTTCATCGCCGCAACATCCCGTCCTCCCACGGATAAGGAAGCCGCGCTCCTAGATGCGCTTCACCGCGAACAACTCGAGCTCTTCAAGGCCACACCTGAGGAGGCGAAGAAGATCCTCGCCATCGGCGAAGGCCCCGCGCCACCCGATCTCGATCCCGTCGAAGCCGCGGCTCTCACCGTCGTCTGCCAAGCCATTCTCAACCTCGATGCATCCGTTTGGAGCCGATGAACACGACCCTTGATTCCTTCGCCGGTCTGACGCGTCGCCACTTCTTCAAGGCCGGGGCCTCGGGAATCGGTGGCGCTGCACTCGCTTCGATGTTCGGAGAGAGTCTCTCTGCGGCGGCCCCGTCCTTCGCTCCGAAGGCGAAGCGCATCATCTACCTGTTTCAGTCGGGTGGTCCGGCTCAACAGGACCTCTTCGATCACAAGCCGCTCCTGATCGAGAAGAACGGCGAGCCGCTGCCCGATCACGTCCGCGGCGGCCAGCGCCTCACCGGCATGTCCGCGCAGCAGGCCTCGATCCCGCTGGCGGGCAGCCACTTCAAGTTCGCACAGCACGGGCAGTCGGGCGCATGGGTGTCGGAGCTGCTGCCGCACACCGCCGCGATCGCGGACAAGCTCTGCTTCGTGAAGTCGATGTTCACGGACGCGATCAACCATGACCCGGCGATCACCTTTTTCCAGACGGGTTCGCAGATCGCGGGGCGGCCCTCGATCGGGTCCTGGCTGTCCTACGGCCTCGGCTCGGACAACGCGAACCTGCCAGCCTTCATCGTGCTGGTCTCGGCAGGGCAGGGGGATCAGCCGCTCTATGCCCGCTTGTGGGGAAATGGCTTCCTCGATTCGAAGTATCAGGGCGTCCAATTCCGCTCGGGGAAGGATCCCGTGCTCTATCTCTCGAATCCCGATGGCATCTGCCGCTCCGGCCGTCGGGCGATGCTCGACAAGCTTTCCGATCTCAACCGTCTGCAATTCGAGAGCGAGCTCGATCCGGAGATCGAGTCACGCATCGCCCAGTACGAGATGGCCTATCGCATGCAGGCCAGTGTGCCGGAGATCACCGATCTTTC
The genomic region above belongs to Luteolibacter rhizosphaerae and contains:
- a CDS encoding DUF1553 domain-containing protein, with the protein product MSRFLLIPALAVASAAKAEVSYAYEIRPILSDKCFACHGPDGGKREADLRLDTAEGATASAIVPGDPGKSEAWQRILSQDPEELMPPPSSHLSLTNAEKALIKRWIEEGAKYQPHWSFQPLPESVAVPQPQDAAWGTQTLDRFVLARLEQEQLKPSPAADPLRWLRRASLDLTGLPPTTEEITNFQGAAATDFPAAKAAAVERLLASPRFGEHFAVPWLDAARYADSYGYQSDQLTAFWPWRDWVLRSLNENLPIDRFISWQVAGDLLPDATREQKLATTFNRLHRLTNEGGSVAQEFLVENMADRVHTFGSVFLALTMECTRCHDHKYDPIGMRDYYSLGAFFNSIPERGFYTSQGIQPSPGLLLPNAEQESAMAAAKERISAASAAVEARRAASDPELDAWLAGAPVAPLGVDLVSHQTFDDGVVKLDGDSGVPLPGVLAHDRCDPFSVDLVIRDTVANPEPVILLHRSFGTDVGYNGLELFLAGGRLEARVVRDWPGNALGVRSEPVVTKDQWVRITWTYDGSSNTNGIKLYVDGKPVPVEITADEIYKSIATPSHGDGTATIGQRFRDRGFAGGEVDEIRVFKRELGSLEVAALQDPAAWQAALADPVAHRAELREAWLRSSDTAFREALEKLRLERSALIAAEEKVFEIPVMKETPHPVPAHVLARGAYDAPRSKENEIGRDVFSQILIPFPEDAPRDRLGLAKWLVDPRHPLTSRVFVNRVWANFFGSGIVETTDNFGLQGSLPSHPELLDWLARDFISGGWDLKKLCRSIVLSSTYGQDSRMRSDLARRDPANRLLARATSRRLSSEQIRDLALASSDLLQQQDGGPPVSPYQPGGDLWRESNSMSPAYHQSKGADLYRRSLYSVWKRTAPLPNMLAFDSPTREVCTIRRPQTNTPLQALVLLNDEQFVEAARALAMKVSSLPPERRFAEAFIAATSRPPTDKEAALLDALHREQLELFKATPEEAKKILAIGEGPAPPDLDPVEAAALTVVCQAILNLDASVWSR
- a CDS encoding DUF1501 domain-containing protein encodes the protein MNTTLDSFAGLTRRHFFKAGASGIGGAALASMFGESLSAAAPSFAPKAKRIIYLFQSGGPAQQDLFDHKPLLIEKNGEPLPDHVRGGQRLTGMSAQQASIPLAGSHFKFAQHGQSGAWVSELLPHTAAIADKLCFVKSMFTDAINHDPAITFFQTGSQIAGRPSIGSWLSYGLGSDNANLPAFIVLVSAGQGDQPLYARLWGNGFLDSKYQGVQFRSGKDPVLYLSNPDGICRSGRRAMLDKLSDLNRLQFESELDPEIESRIAQYEMAYRMQASVPEITDLSGEPESVYQLYGEDSRKPGTFAANCLLARRLAERGVRFIQLYHQGWDQHDNLPGAIRGQCMETDQASAALVRDLEQRGLLEDTLVIWGGEFGRTSYSQGKLTKDNYGRDHHPRCFTIWMAGGGIKPGISHGHTDAYGYNIADADGNPLHADKHVYTPGAVHVHDLQATILHLMGVDHTALTYLHQGRRFRLTDVHGHVVKELLA